The DNA region GCTGCACACCATGCCCGCCACGACCGAGCGGTGGGCCGACTGCGAGGCCGAGTTCCGCACGTTCGACGGCTGGGAGGACTGCGACTGGGCCGAGGTCGCCGAGGAAGGCTACGACGCGCTGCCCGGGAACGCGAAGACCTACCTCGCGTACCTCGAGGACGAACTCGACGCCGACGTGTACGCCGTCGGCGTCGGCCCCGGCCGCTCGGAGACCGTCGTCCGCGAGTACCCCTTCTGAATCGCCGCGATATCCCCTTCTGAATCGCCGCGATATCCCCTTCTGAATCGCCGCGATATCCCTTTCTGAACCGGGCTGTCCGGTCGTTTCCGCCGTCGGACACCGGCTCGTGCCCTCCAGCCGCGGCCGTGTCCGGTGCAATATTTTCCGCCGCGCGAAAGCTACTTGTCCCGGTGCCCGTGTATGAGTGTGTGTAGCAAACACACGCGAAGTCCGGTTGCGGTGGTGGGCGTCCGGCCAGTGGCGAACCACGGGGTCACACGAGGACACAGTGCCAGCACACGACTCACCGATACGGCGGAGCGTCGAGGTCGAGTACTGGGTGATAGACGAACGGGGGCGGCTGACGGAACCGGGGACGCTGGTCGACGCGTCGCCCGGCGCCGAGCGGGAGTTCGTCGAGCCGCTGCTGGAGGTCAAGACGACACCGTGCGAGACGACGGCGGCGCTACGCGGCGAACTCACCGAGCGCGTGGCGGCGGTCCTCGACCGCGCCGACGAGGTCGACAAGCGGCTCGTCCCGCTCGCGACGCCGGTCCACGCCGAGGAGGTCGCCGAACTCCCGTCGGCTCGCACGCGCGTCCAGAACGAGGTCGTCGGGTCGGACTTCGAGTACGTCCGCCACTGCGCGGGCACGCACGTCCACGTCGAGCAACAGCCCGGGGTCGCGGTCGACCAGCACAACGCCTTCGTCGCGCTCGACCCGGCGCTGGCGCTGGTCAACGCCTCGCCGTACTTCCGGGGCCAGCGCCTCGCCGCGGGCGCCCGCTCGAAGCTCTACCGCTGGATGGCCTACGACGACATCCCCCACCAGGGGCGGCTGTGGCCGTACGTCGACGACCGCGAGGAGTACACCCGGCGGCTGGAGCGGCGCTACGAGGACTTCGAGACGGCGGCCATGGACGCGGGCGTCGCCCGCCGGGCGGTCGCGAAACACTTCGACCCCGAGAGCGCCGTCTGGACGCCGGTCCAGTTCCGCGAGGCGTTCTCGACCGTCGAGTGGCGCTCGCCCGACGCCGCGCTCCCGAGCGACGCGGTCCGGCTCGCCGACCGCCTCGCCGCGCTGGTCGGCCGGCTGGACGAGGTCGAGGTCCGGATCGAGGGCGACCGCGGCCGGATCGGTCACGACGAGGTCGTCCTCCCGGAGTTCGACGCCGTCATCGGCTACGTCAACGACGCGATCCGGGACGGGCTGGCCTCCTCGTCGGTCCGGTCGTACCTCGACCGGATGGGCTTCGACGTGTCCGCCTACGACCCCGTGTCCCACGAGATCGACGGCCGGGCGACCGTCTCCCCCGCCGAGGCCCGCGACATCCGGCTGGAGCACGCCGACCGGCTCGCCGCCGACGTTCGCCGCGCCGGACCGCTCGTCGGCGACTGACCGCGCCGGGCCGCTCGGCGGGACTGACCGCGCCGCCGCCAGGGCCGCCTACGAGTGATGGTGGACCCAGTCGGCGAACTCGACGAACGACGAGGCGCCACAGCCGCCGCAGGCGTCCGGCGGTTCGAAGCTGTGGCTCCCGCCGGACTCGCGGATCGGGACCCCGGCGTGGACGACCAGACACCGCTCGCAGACGTACCGCTTGGGCTCTTCGGGCGTGTGCGCCATGGGGGCGCTACCGGCGCGTGCGCGGTAGCGCTGTTGCCGGCGCCTCCCGGGTGGTCAGTCGCCGGCGTCTCCGGGCGGCCGCCCGGCGGCGGGGCCGCGGGTCGCGCCCGAGGGACCGGCTCGCGTGCCGTTCCCGCCGTCGCGCGGTTCGACGGGGATCCGCACCCGTCCGGCACGCTTTTTTGCTCGCCGTCCGGAGACCCGGGCATGAAGGAGGACCTGCTGGACATCGTCTGCTGTCCGCTGGACAAACACGACCTCGAGCTCGACGCGACCGAGCGCGAGGACGGCGAGATCATCTCGGGGACGCTCACCTGCACCGACTGCGGCGAGGTCTACCCCATCGAGGACGGCATCCCGAACCTGCTGCCGCCGGACATGCGCGAGGAGGCGCCGGCCTGAGCGGCGGACGGCCCTGAACCTTTTTCTACCGGCCGCGCCGACTCGGAGACGTGCCAGGCGATACGCTGCCCGTCCACGTCAACCGGGACTCGCTCCACGCGCTGGAGGTGCCCGACGCCTTCGAGACGGACGGGTCGTTCGACATCGGCGTGGTCAACCACGGCGGGTCGGTCCACGTCCACCTCCACCTCGACGACGACCTCTCGGAGATCGCGACCGTCGAGGCCAGCAACCACTTCGTCGACGGGGAGAGTCAGCGGGCGGTCCACGTCAGCGTCGAGGGGGCCGGCGAGGCGACCGGGACGCTGAAGATCGCCTCCGCCTACGGCGCCGAGACCCGCTACGTCACCGTCCGGATCACCGAACCCGAGGAGGAGGAGTCCACCGTCGAGGTCGACGAGTCCCTCTCGGAACCCCAGCCCCGCGAGCCCGACGACGGCGGCGACGGCGGGTCCGCGACCGTCGCCGCCAGCCCGCAGCTGGT from Halosimplex halophilum includes:
- a CDS encoding glutamate-cysteine ligase family protein; translation: MPAHDSPIRRSVEVEYWVIDERGRLTEPGTLVDASPGAEREFVEPLLEVKTTPCETTAALRGELTERVAAVLDRADEVDKRLVPLATPVHAEEVAELPSARTRVQNEVVGSDFEYVRHCAGTHVHVEQQPGVAVDQHNAFVALDPALALVNASPYFRGQRLAAGARSKLYRWMAYDDIPHQGRLWPYVDDREEYTRRLERRYEDFETAAMDAGVARRAVAKHFDPESAVWTPVQFREAFSTVEWRSPDAALPSDAVRLADRLAALVGRLDEVEVRIEGDRGRIGHDEVVLPEFDAVIGYVNDAIRDGLASSSVRSYLDRMGFDVSAYDPVSHEIDGRATVSPAEARDIRLEHADRLAADVRRAGPLVGD
- a CDS encoding methytransferase partner Trm112; translated protein: MKEDLLDIVCCPLDKHDLELDATEREDGEIISGTLTCTDCGEVYPIEDGIPNLLPPDMREEAPA
- a CDS encoding DUF7524 family protein → MPGDTLPVHVNRDSLHALEVPDAFETDGSFDIGVVNHGGSVHVHLHLDDDLSEIATVEASNHFVDGESQRAVHVSVEGAGEATGTLKIASAYGAETRYVTVRITEPEEEESTVEVDESLSEPQPREPDDGGDGGSATVAASPQLVVVGLGVAALAVAAALVVFVDDVVVLAGAVVVLVGVLVAGYIALAGE